The Candidatus Ancaeobacter aquaticus genome includes a window with the following:
- a CDS encoding PfkB family carbohydrate kinase, whose product MMSVLVVGSVALDTIKTPTGERKDSLGGSATYFSYAASFFTKLHMVGVVGKDFPAKHIALLKKRGIDLKGLEITKGKSFRWTGSYEGDLNQAETLNTELNVFGDFSPKIPDSYKDIKYVFLANIDPDLQMDVLRQIKKPTLVVADTMNLWIDIKRKSLEKLLKKVDIFILNDAECAQLTGDHNHLRAARKILSMGPKYVVVKKGCHGSLLFGKNEFFTAPAYPLTVVHDPTGAGDSFAGGFVGYLAQTKKLDKKSIRKAVVMGTVVASYNVEGFSLDRLKRLKKSDIIKRVNDVKKIVSW is encoded by the coding sequence ATGATGAGTGTACTTGTTGTTGGTTCAGTTGCGTTAGATACTATAAAAACGCCCACAGGGGAAAGAAAAGATTCATTGGGTGGTTCAGCGACATATTTTTCTTATGCTGCAAGTTTTTTCACCAAATTACATATGGTCGGTGTTGTCGGGAAAGATTTCCCTGCAAAGCACATTGCTCTTTTGAAAAAAAGAGGCATTGATCTTAAAGGATTAGAAATCACAAAAGGAAAATCTTTTCGCTGGACAGGTAGCTATGAAGGGGATTTAAACCAGGCTGAAACATTGAATACCGAACTAAATGTTTTTGGCGATTTTAGTCCAAAAATTCCTGACTCGTATAAAGATATTAAGTATGTGTTTCTTGCAAATATTGATCCTGACTTGCAGATGGATGTTTTGCGGCAGATAAAAAAGCCTACGCTTGTTGTTGCTGATACCATGAATTTGTGGATAGATATCAAAAGAAAATCTTTAGAGAAACTATTAAAAAAAGTTGATATATTCATATTAAATGACGCAGAATGTGCTCAATTGACCGGTGACCACAATCACTTGCGTGCTGCGCGAAAGATTTTATCTATGGGCCCTAAATATGTTGTGGTTAAAAAAGGCTGTCATGGTTCATTATTGTTTGGTAAGAATGAGTTTTTTACTGCGCCTGCGTACCCATTAACTGTTGTTCATGATCCTACTGGTGCAGGGGATTCTTTTGCCGGTGGTTTTGTCGGATATTTGGCGCAAACAAAAAAGTTGGACAAGAAATCTATAAGAAAAGCTGTTGTCATGGGAACTGTTGTTGCGTCGTATAATGTTGAAGGATTTAGTTTAGATAGGTTGAAAAGACTTAAAAAGAGTGATATTATAAAGCGAGTGAACGATGTAAAGAAAATTGTCTCGTGGTAG
- a CDS encoding bifunctional 3,4-dihydroxy-2-butanone-4-phosphate synthase/GTP cyclohydrolase II translates to MKFNPMEEVLKDFKKGKMIIVTDDEKRENEGDLVMSAAKVTPRAINFMAKNGRGLICVPLSVERARFMKLQPMVEENRDNFETAFTVSVDAKNDITTGISAHDRAHTIRILTNIKARPGDLISPGHIFPLVGKVGGVLTRAGHTEAAIDLAKLSGHSPAGVICEIMNEDGTMARLPQLIKFAKKHSLKMCSIAQLIEYRREKDKLIRHLVTTNLPTRHGVFKMSLFESVLDKKEHIALVMGDIKKSVPIMVRVHSECLTGDVFGSGRCDCGYQLDLAMRKIARVGNGVILYMRQEGRGIGLANKLRAYELQDGGLDTVEANVCLGFKADLREYGIGAQILSDLGIRKIRLMTNNPKKLIGLDGFGLKVTERIPLLGKITPHNKKYLTTKKEKLGHMI, encoded by the coding sequence GTGAAATTTAATCCGATGGAAGAAGTCCTTAAAGACTTCAAAAAAGGGAAAATGATCATAGTTACCGATGATGAAAAGCGCGAGAATGAGGGGGACTTAGTGATGTCAGCCGCGAAAGTAACTCCGCGTGCAATCAATTTTATGGCAAAGAACGGTAGAGGCTTGATTTGTGTTCCTTTATCTGTTGAACGAGCTCGATTCATGAAATTACAGCCAATGGTTGAAGAAAATAGGGACAATTTTGAGACAGCTTTTACTGTTTCTGTTGACGCAAAAAATGATATCACAACCGGTATATCCGCTCATGATAGAGCTCATACTATACGTATATTAACAAACATTAAAGCACGACCAGGCGATTTAATTTCTCCGGGACACATTTTCCCATTAGTAGGAAAAGTGGGAGGAGTTTTAACAAGAGCAGGTCATACAGAAGCTGCAATTGATCTAGCAAAACTATCTGGGCACAGTCCTGCTGGCGTAATATGTGAGATCATGAATGAAGACGGGACAATGGCGAGATTACCTCAGCTTATCAAGTTCGCAAAAAAACATTCATTAAAAATGTGTAGTATTGCGCAACTTATTGAATACCGAAGAGAAAAAGACAAGCTCATTAGACATCTTGTTACCACAAATCTTCCAACACGACATGGTGTGTTTAAAATGTCACTATTTGAGTCTGTATTAGATAAAAAGGAGCATATAGCTTTAGTTATGGGTGATATAAAAAAGAGCGTTCCTATCATGGTGCGGGTGCACTCAGAATGTCTTACAGGAGATGTCTTTGGGTCGGGAAGATGTGATTGCGGATATCAACTAGACCTCGCGATGAGGAAAATTGCTCGTGTTGGTAATGGAGTGATTCTTTATATGAGACAAGAGGGAAGGGGTATAGGATTGGCCAATAAACTGAGAGCTTATGAGCTTCAGGATGGCGGGTTAGATACCGTAGAAGCAAATGTATGTTTAGGGTTTAAGGCGGATTTGAGGGAATATGGTATTGGGGCGCAGATACTTTCTGATTTAGGCATAAGGAAAATACGCCTAATGACAAATAACCCAAAAAAACTTATTGGCTTAGATGGTTTCGGGTTGAAGGTAACTGAACGAATCCCTTTACTGGGGAAAATTACCCCACATAATAAAAAATATCTTACAACTAAAAAAGAAAAACTTGGACATATGATTTAA
- a CDS encoding M20/M25/M40 family metallo-hydrolase, producing MIDKKRLLKTFIELVNINSPSKNEKTLVSYIKNIFKNKAVIYEDNAAKKIGGTSGNVIIRFKANKKHIPPIAFLSHLDTVRPTSGLRLIRRKNILSTDGTTILGADDKVGIAAMIELGKLLLEDSISHGDITLIFTVAEEIGLYGSRQLDLKRIKSDHTYVLDSAEMDVGGVVTKAPSLEKIYIEIKGKAAHSGVEPDQGINALSIASKALSSIKAGKVNKETTVNFGVIHGGHATNIVPDCIEIEGEVRSHNARLLRNKVKEIKRIFENVSRQYGGKVMLKTYREFESFNLTHSPTVDFVKRADKSIGLPFHTLSSGGGSDANILNALGHHAVVLNIGIIGAHTVNEKVPIENINRLTMLILAIAKVISDK from the coding sequence ATGATTGATAAAAAGCGTTTACTTAAAACATTTATTGAGTTGGTGAACATTAATTCGCCGTCAAAAAATGAAAAAACACTTGTTTCATACATAAAGAATATATTTAAAAATAAAGCCGTTATCTATGAGGATAATGCAGCAAAAAAGATTGGCGGCACATCCGGTAATGTAATAATACGTTTTAAGGCCAACAAAAAACATATTCCCCCAATTGCTTTTTTATCCCATCTAGACACGGTAAGACCTACTTCAGGATTACGCCTTATTAGGCGCAAAAATATACTATCTACTGACGGTACGACAATATTGGGTGCTGATGATAAAGTAGGTATTGCAGCAATGATAGAGCTTGGAAAACTACTTCTGGAAGATAGTATATCTCATGGCGATATCACCCTTATATTTACTGTTGCTGAAGAAATAGGATTATATGGTTCACGTCAACTGGATTTAAAAAGAATAAAATCAGATCACACGTATGTTTTAGACAGTGCTGAGATGGATGTGGGCGGAGTCGTAACAAAAGCACCATCTTTGGAGAAAATATATATAGAAATAAAAGGAAAAGCTGCTCACTCAGGGGTTGAACCTGATCAAGGAATAAATGCATTGAGTATCGCTTCTAAGGCATTAAGTTCTATAAAAGCAGGAAAAGTAAACAAAGAAACAACGGTTAATTTTGGTGTTATTCACGGTGGACATGCGACAAATATTGTCCCCGATTGTATAGAGATTGAAGGAGAAGTAAGGAGTCACAATGCAAGACTTCTTAGGAACAAAGTAAAGGAGATAAAAAGAATTTTTGAGAACGTTTCTCGTCAATATGGCGGGAAGGTAATGTTAAAAACATATAGAGAGTTTGAATCGTTTAATCTTACGCATAGTCCGACAGTTGATTTTGTAAAGCGTGCAGACAAAAGTATTGGGTTACCATTTCATACATTATCAAGTGGAGGGGGAAGTGATGCGAATATACTTAATGCTCTTGGACACCATGCAGTTGTGTTAAATATTGGCATTATCGGTGCGCATACAGTTAATGAGAAGGTGCCTATAGAGAACATTAACAGGCTTACTATGCTTATTTTGGCAATAGCTAAGGTGATCTCTGATAAGTAG
- the thiE gene encoding thiamine phosphate synthase, with product MKDDIGLYVIIDQGYLGKKDPVKYACRVIDAGVKIIQYRAKDSRSSDYVKNAIAIARIAKKRNVKFIVNDRVDIALWVNADGVHLGADDIPAVAARKLLGSKKIIGYSTHSVREATLANKLPIDYISIGPIYYSKTKNVVHPLGCESVRKVVQRVTKPVVAIGGVDDKNVQELYNAGASGISVISYVLGAHSMKHAVEKINKGKINPCQG from the coding sequence ATGAAAGATGATATAGGTCTCTACGTAATTATAGATCAAGGGTATTTGGGAAAGAAGGATCCTGTTAAGTATGCTTGTCGAGTTATTGATGCTGGAGTGAAGATTATACAGTATAGAGCTAAGGATTCTCGTTCTTCAGATTATGTAAAGAATGCTATAGCAATTGCTCGAATCGCAAAAAAAAGAAACGTGAAATTTATTGTAAATGATAGGGTTGATATTGCGCTATGGGTGAATGCCGATGGAGTTCATCTCGGAGCCGATGACATTCCAGCTGTTGCTGCCAGAAAGCTACTTGGTTCGAAAAAGATAATTGGGTACTCAACACATTCTGTCAGAGAAGCCACACTCGCAAACAAGTTACCGATAGATTATATAAGTATTGGGCCGATATATTATTCAAAAACAAAAAACGTTGTTCATCCTCTTGGGTGTGAGTCTGTTCGTAAAGTAGTGCAGCGTGTTACAAAGCCAGTTGTTGCTATTGGCGGTGTTGATGATAAAAATGTGCAGGAACTCTATAACGCAGGTGCATCAGGCATAAGTGTTATTTCTTATGTTCTGGGTGCTCATTCCATGAAACATGCAGTTGAAAAAATTAATAAAGGAAAGATAAACCCTTGTCAGGGATAA
- the ribD gene encoding bifunctional diaminohydroxyphosphoribosylaminopyrimidine deaminase/5-amino-6-(5-phosphoribosylamino)uracil reductase RibD: MKTVKTSLSKDEQYMRIALSLAQKGRGKTSPNPMVGALVVKNNKIIGRGYHRCCGGAHAEDIAIARAGKHSSGAVLYVTLEPCSTYGNTPPCTDLIIASHIKKVVIGAVDPNPNHKGKGMKILKASGVEVATDVLKEEAQNLNIHFNKYIVSKLPYITVKIAMTLDGKIATYRGDSKWITNEKSRKYVHKLRSYHDAVLVGINTVSKDNPSLNVRHGIVTKRMPWKIVLDAYGRIPDNARLLTKKEAPYTIIVVTNKTSAKRKESLKRSGAHIVTAKMTRGVVDLCDGLKKLARMGITSIFVEGGSQVITSMIELGLVDKYIAFIAPKIVGGLTAPTPVGGRGRAFMRDAISLRDVKIRRFGLDIMIEGNVKYH; the protein is encoded by the coding sequence ATGAAAACAGTTAAAACATCACTATCTAAAGACGAACAATACATGCGGATAGCGTTATCACTTGCCCAAAAGGGTAGGGGAAAAACAAGCCCGAATCCTATGGTCGGAGCACTTGTTGTAAAGAATAATAAGATTATAGGTAGAGGATATCATAGATGTTGCGGCGGCGCTCATGCAGAGGATATTGCGATAGCACGTGCAGGCAAACATTCTTCTGGCGCAGTATTGTATGTTACTTTAGAGCCTTGTTCAACGTACGGTAATACGCCGCCATGCACAGATCTCATTATTGCATCACATATAAAGAAAGTTGTCATCGGTGCAGTTGACCCAAATCCAAATCATAAAGGCAAAGGGATGAAAATACTTAAGGCATCAGGCGTAGAAGTTGCCACTGATGTTTTAAAGGAAGAAGCACAAAATTTAAATATACATTTTAATAAATATATAGTTTCCAAACTGCCCTACATTACGGTTAAAATAGCCATGACTCTTGATGGTAAAATTGCCACATATAGAGGTGATTCAAAATGGATTACCAATGAAAAGTCACGAAAATATGTGCATAAGTTGAGGTCTTATCATGATGCTGTTCTTGTTGGAATTAATACGGTGAGTAAAGATAATCCGTCATTAAATGTGCGACATGGGATTGTGACGAAAAGGATGCCCTGGAAAATAGTTCTCGATGCATATGGTCGTATTCCAGACAATGCGCGCCTATTAACGAAAAAAGAGGCACCATATACGATTATTGTAGTAACAAATAAAACATCAGCAAAAAGAAAAGAAAGTCTAAAAAGAAGCGGGGCGCATATTGTTACAGCAAAGATGACTCGTGGTGTGGTTGATCTTTGTGACGGATTAAAAAAACTTGCTAGAATGGGAATTACATCTATTTTTGTTGAAGGGGGATCGCAGGTTATAACATCAATGATAGAATTAGGACTTGTCGATAAATATATAGCGTTTATTGCTCCAAAAATTGTCGGTGGATTGACAGCACCGACTCCTGTAGGTGGAAGAGGAAGAGCATTTATGCGAGATGCTATTTCTTTACGCGATGTAAAAATTCGACGTTTTGGCTTGGATATAATGATTGAGGGGAATGTTAAATATCATTAA
- a CDS encoding PHP domain-containing protein translates to MHDTSPQPQEYIDLHIHTNYSDGTYSPSEVVHQASRIGLRAISITDHDTVDGIEEAMNAARDLSLEIIPGIELSADDGNNQMHILGYYIDWRNPTFNAQLTELSDDRLNRARSIVDKLNQIGVKIDFNEVMNISGKGTVGRMHIAQAMKKKGIVNTVQESFNKYIGNGRSAYTAKYKLRPGEAIKLIKDSGGVSVVAHPGLLKRQAIIEELIDLGLDGIEVYHTDHKPAAVKKYLLVAAAHNLIVSGGSDCHGLGKDKMLMGTVKVPYDVLERMKIKWTNNENS, encoded by the coding sequence ATGCATGATACCTCTCCACAACCACAAGAATACATAGATTTACATATACACACCAATTACTCTGATGGAACATATTCCCCATCCGAAGTTGTTCATCAGGCTTCACGCATTGGACTGCGCGCTATAAGTATCACTGATCATGATACAGTTGATGGTATTGAGGAGGCGATGAATGCCGCGCGAGATTTATCGCTTGAAATTATACCGGGAATAGAGCTCAGTGCCGACGATGGAAATAATCAGATGCATATACTTGGTTATTATATTGATTGGCGCAATCCCACATTTAATGCGCAATTAACAGAGCTTTCTGATGATCGATTAAATCGTGCACGTTCTATAGTTGATAAATTAAATCAGATTGGCGTGAAAATCGATTTTAATGAAGTAATGAATATTTCAGGAAAAGGCACAGTAGGGAGAATGCATATAGCGCAAGCTATGAAGAAAAAGGGAATAGTGAATACTGTCCAAGAGTCATTTAATAAATATATAGGGAATGGCCGGTCCGCATATACAGCAAAATACAAATTGCGTCCAGGTGAAGCAATTAAGTTGATTAAAGATTCTGGCGGTGTTTCTGTTGTAGCACATCCCGGGCTTCTTAAAAGGCAAGCAATAATAGAAGAACTTATAGATCTGGGATTAGATGGGATCGAAGTTTATCATACCGATCACAAACCAGCAGCAGTAAAAAAATATTTACTTGTAGCAGCAGCACATAACTTGATAGTTTCCGGAGGATCGGATTGTCATGGGCTTGGAAAGGACAAGATGTTGATGGGCACAGTAAAAGTGCCTTATGATGTCTTGGAACGTATGAAAATAAAATGGACAAATAATGAAAACAGTTAA
- a CDS encoding HIT domain-containing protein, with amino-acid sequence MKKIWAPWRMQYIESSVKSKKKDECIFCRAVKGRDDSKYYVINRFKTCFSLLNIFPYNNGHIMISPYKHVADLDDMNTDEHADLMALVVYTRKLLTKAFKPQGFNIGINLGQVAGAGIVDHVHIHVVPRWNGDTNFMPVISDTKIVSQSLKDTYDALIKIDKKSKK; translated from the coding sequence ATGAAAAAAATATGGGCGCCGTGGCGCATGCAATATATAGAGTCTTCTGTAAAAAGTAAAAAAAAGGATGAGTGTATATTTTGCCGTGCGGTAAAAGGGCGGGATGATTCGAAATATTATGTAATTAACAGGTTTAAGACATGTTTTTCATTATTAAACATTTTCCCTTATAATAACGGTCATATCATGATATCACCGTACAAACATGTTGCAGATCTTGATGATATGAATACTGACGAGCACGCTGATTTAATGGCCCTCGTGGTATATACACGTAAATTACTTACAAAGGCATTTAAACCACAAGGTTTTAATATAGGGATTAATCTTGGACAGGTAGCCGGAGCAGGAATTGTTGATCATGTCCATATTCATGTGGTGCCGCGATGGAATGGTGATACAAACTTTATGCCTGTAATTTCTGACACAAAAATTGTGTCTCAGAGCTTAAAAGATACATATGATGCTCTTATTAAAATTGATAAGAAGAGCAAAAAATAA
- the thiC gene encoding phosphomethylpyrimidine synthase ThiC: protein MSIINEIKKGNISSVIKSLAKAENVSVEYMAAGIVDGTIVAPQNKIRNLTSPCAIGKGLKTKVNANIGTSSDVVDVHVEIDKLFAAVEAGSDTIMDLSTGGNIDDVRRVLIAKCDVPFGTVPIYQAVISHHCAKKPIADISVDELFTIIENHAKSGVDFVTVHAGLTRKSYDALLQQGRVIDIVSRGGAFMTEWMVKNDKENPFYTHFDRLCEIALRYDMTLSLGDGMRPGSILDATDRAQIEELITLGELAKRSHEVGVQTIIEGPGHVPLNQVVENMKLQKLLCNGAPFYVLGPLVTDSAPGYDHIVSAIGGALAAANGADYLCYVTPSEHLRLPDVNDVREGVIASRIAAHAGDIAKGIPSAIERDKRMSRARQKRDWKAQIECAIDPVKARAMRESSVPEEEDVCTMCSGLCAVKIIDNLKNDK, encoded by the coding sequence ATGAGTATTATAAATGAAATAAAAAAAGGAAATATCTCATCAGTAATAAAGTCTCTTGCAAAAGCTGAGAATGTATCCGTTGAATACATGGCGGCGGGCATAGTCGATGGGACTATTGTTGCCCCTCAGAACAAAATAAGAAATCTAACCAGTCCCTGTGCAATCGGCAAAGGCTTAAAAACAAAGGTTAATGCAAATATTGGGACGTCAAGCGATGTTGTAGATGTACACGTTGAAATTGATAAATTGTTTGCGGCTGTTGAGGCAGGTTCCGATACGATAATGGATCTGAGCACTGGTGGTAATATTGATGATGTGAGAAGAGTACTTATTGCAAAATGTGATGTCCCGTTTGGTACGGTGCCAATTTATCAAGCAGTTATTTCTCATCATTGCGCAAAAAAACCTATTGCTGATATTTCAGTTGATGAGCTTTTTACGATTATAGAAAATCATGCAAAGAGTGGTGTTGATTTTGTTACTGTTCATGCCGGTCTCACGAGGAAATCATATGATGCACTCTTGCAACAGGGGCGCGTAATAGATATTGTCAGTCGTGGCGGGGCATTTATGACAGAGTGGATGGTTAAAAATGATAAAGAAAACCCATTTTATACACATTTTGATAGATTATGCGAAATAGCCCTTAGATATGATATGACACTAAGCTTAGGTGACGGGATGCGGCCAGGATCTATTCTTGATGCCACTGATCGCGCTCAAATTGAAGAGCTAATCACATTGGGTGAACTTGCAAAGAGGTCACATGAAGTTGGTGTTCAAACAATAATTGAAGGTCCCGGGCACGTGCCTTTAAACCAGGTTGTTGAGAATATGAAATTGCAAAAATTACTATGCAATGGGGCTCCGTTTTATGTTCTTGGACCGCTCGTAACTGATAGCGCTCCGGGATACGATCATATTGTTTCTGCAATAGGTGGCGCGTTAGCAGCAGCCAATGGCGCTGATTATTTGTGTTATGTAACCCCATCTGAACATTTGAGACTCCCCGATGTCAATGATGTGCGTGAAGGTGTTATTGCCTCACGCATTGCTGCTCATGCGGGCGATATTGCAAAGGGGATACCATCAGCTATAGAGAGGGATAAAAGGATGTCTCGTGCTCGTCAAAAAAGAGATTGGAAAGCTCAGATCGAATGTGCTATTGATCCTGTTAAAGCGCGTGCAATGAGAGAATCAAGCGTTCCCGAGGAGGAAGATGTCTGTACAATGTGTAGCGGACTGTGCGCAGTTAAAATAATAGATAATTTAAAAAATGATAAGTAA
- a CDS encoding riboflavin synthase gives MFTGIIEEIGLIKAITKKSDICLFEIAAKKVLEGTKIGDSISVNGVCLTVKKMTTRSFQAELLAETRSRTTLSLCKKDSRVNLERALTLSKPIGGHIVAGHVDGMGTIKRKVSRLKDLIFEIGCEKKIIKYIVEKGSIAVNGISLTVCDVSVQSFTVHIIKQTLNNTTLSDVSNGQKVNIETDIISKYVERLCPQKKYDKIDSDFLRKSGFTQ, from the coding sequence ATGTTTACGGGTATCATTGAAGAGATAGGCCTGATAAAGGCGATAACTAAGAAGAGCGATATTTGTCTATTTGAGATTGCAGCTAAAAAAGTGCTTGAGGGAACAAAGATTGGAGACAGTATTTCTGTTAATGGTGTGTGTTTAACAGTGAAAAAAATGACGACAAGATCATTTCAAGCAGAATTACTCGCAGAGACACGTTCAAGAACGACACTGTCCTTATGCAAAAAAGACTCACGGGTTAATCTAGAAAGAGCTCTGACTCTTTCCAAGCCGATTGGTGGGCACATTGTTGCAGGTCATGTTGATGGAATGGGGACTATAAAAAGAAAGGTATCTCGATTAAAAGATCTTATATTTGAAATAGGATGTGAGAAAAAAATTATCAAATACATTGTTGAAAAAGGATCGATAGCAGTAAATGGCATTAGTCTTACGGTGTGTGATGTATCAGTGCAATCATTTACAGTGCATATCATTAAACAAACATTAAATAATACAACATTGTCGGATGTATCAAACGGACAAAAAGTTAATATTGAAACAGATATTATTAGCAAGTATGTCGAAAGGTTGTGTCCTCAAAAAAAGTATGATAAAATAGACAGTGATTTCTTAAGGAAGTCGGGATTTACTCAATAA
- the ribE gene encoding 6,7-dimethyl-8-ribityllumazine synthase — protein sequence MIQEYKGNLISKGKKYAIVISRFNELISSQLKGGALDGLSRHGVKDDEIDIFWVSGSYEIPSTAAKIAHKKKYDAIICLGAVIRGDTPHFDYISSELAKGIAQVAMSSGLPVIFGVITADNLEQAIERAGTKAGNKGWDAAISAIEMINLYDEI from the coding sequence ATGATACAAGAATATAAGGGAAATTTAATTTCAAAAGGAAAGAAGTATGCTATAGTTATCTCGCGTTTCAATGAGTTGATTTCCAGTCAGTTAAAGGGGGGTGCACTGGATGGGTTATCTAGGCACGGCGTCAAAGATGATGAAATAGATATCTTTTGGGTTTCCGGTTCATACGAGATACCATCTACTGCGGCCAAGATAGCTCACAAAAAGAAGTATGATGCGATAATTTGTCTTGGTGCGGTGATAAGAGGTGATACACCTCATTTTGATTATATTTCAAGCGAGTTGGCAAAAGGAATTGCGCAAGTAGCTATGAGTAGCGGTCTTCCGGTTATATTTGGCGTTATTACCGCTGATAATTTGGAGCAGGCAATTGAACGTGCAGGTACGAAAGCTGGCAATAAAGGCTGGGATGCGGCAATATCTGCAATCGAGATGATAAATCTCTATGATGAAATTTAA
- the nusB gene encoding transcription antitermination factor NusB, translated as MGKRRKARELVMKYLYQYEFNHDGKEEDIDFFFREMTIDKELEVFSKKLIIETLSKMSDIDIVLKKFVDNWDISRIAAIDRNILRMAACEMIYFDDIPPIVSINEAVDIAKKYSTSESGKFVNGILDKIKHDLIDKDA; from the coding sequence ATGGGAAAGCGAAGAAAAGCTCGTGAATTAGTTATGAAATATCTTTATCAATATGAGTTTAATCATGATGGTAAAGAAGAAGACATAGATTTCTTTTTTAGGGAAATGACTATTGATAAAGAATTAGAGGTATTTTCCAAAAAATTGATTATTGAGACGTTATCGAAAATGAGTGATATCGATATCGTTCTCAAAAAGTTTGTTGATAATTGGGATATCAGTCGAATTGCCGCAATTGATCGTAATATTTTGCGCATGGCTGCTTGTGAAATGATTTATTTTGATGATATCCCGCCCATAGTATCTATTAATGAGGCCGTTGATATTGCAAAGAAATATAGTACGAGCGAGTCGGGAAAGTTTGTGAATGGAATTTTAGATAAAATCAAACACGACCTAATAGATAAAGATGCATGA